In the Oryza glaberrima chromosome 6, OglaRS2, whole genome shotgun sequence genome, one interval contains:
- the LOC127777897 gene encoding uncharacterized protein LOC127777897: protein MMDGGRRWQSPAAAAAAEGEDAAGGYGVGGAGGPSRRPPRRGLNRASPYGTAAPRRLLPTLPVASRIFPSVAQDHAVAAAAASDDNQMAWRESLEVTNETHRHSIERNTNSTALDNKASLLQEGDCRNQNDGSGLAEIENIIKQKHFSRDETERLIDIMRSRTPDLFNEYQRVPRSSTKGFEAIPFSDRWSTPAKEIDVRSPCGTEVFVPSNVLDVASSPIELAKAYMEAQTSASVQESQKRKFRALSHGVEVENSSSKVFPKIATDSPVCWPGSVVRNYPNYLTPQSNKGRTLPPTSSRTTYIGSVFPRSNKYTGSRDAYNNSSGKPQFSSPFPVGSKAIFEDKTAPLGAVLGAQPSTYSKEAYGDTVGATTPLFAKKGSASKKNDGSALQGHHGEGTTESGSSLGFVSMVDNMPHSKSAALSVHPKSSKTAHKILQHLERTIPSPTAKPLELRWTSAKRTTSSVVTNIQHNGPATDNHRHSSINDSGSAQQEISDANKVLAPPSSSNAVESSPKIENSGTKSMPSSSQHTSESDSATTSAAQVLDKSTGNGLAFTFPVPKTSMSLPEPPPTPTLSQPPSIPSADGADIPKFTFGSSSATGKLVFSFDLPSSSHSAEEAAPTFKFGSDTKRELSFDVAGKDAVCF from the exons ATGatggacggcgggaggcggtggcagtcgcccgccgcggcggcggcggcggagggggaggacgcggcgggcggctacggcgtcggcggcgcgggggggcCCTCGAGGCGGCCTCCCCGTCGCGGGCTGAACCGCGCGTCGCCCTACGGGACGGCCGCCCCCCGCCGGTTGCTCCCCACGCTGCCCGTGGCCTCCAGGATCTTCCCCTCCGTGGCCCAagaccacgccgtcgccgccgccgccgcctccg ACGATAATCAAATGGCCTGGCGTGAATCGCTGGAAGTAACCAATGAA ACACATAGGCATTCTATAGAACGGAACACCAATTCTACAGCCCTGGATAATAAAGCCAGCCTGCTCCAGGAAGGTGATTGTAGAAATCAAAACGATGGCAGCGGTCTTGCTGAAATTGAGAATATCATCAAACAGAAACATTTTTCTAG GGATGAAACAGAACGCCTTATAGATATTATGCGCTCAAGGACTCCTGATCTTTTTAATGAATATCAGAGAGTTCCAAGGTCTTCCACTAAAGGTTTCGAAGCCATTCCGTTTTCAGACAGATGGTCCACTCCTGCAAAAGAGATTGATGTTCGATCACCTTGTGGGACTGAAGTCTTTGTACCATCAAAT GTGCTTGATGTTGCCTCATCACCAATTGAACTTGCAAAAGCCTATATGGAAGCACAGACCTCAGCATCTGTACAAGAGTCTCAAAAGAGGAAATTCAGAGCTTTGAGTCATGGAGTTGAGGTAGAGAATTCATCCTCAAAGGTTTTCCCTAAAATAGCTACAGATTCTCCTGTATGCTGGCCAGGATCTGTTGTCCGAAACTATCCGAATTATCTTACACCACAGAGCAATAAAGGAAGAACTCTGCCTCCAACTTCCTCTCGTACAACTTATATTGGCTCAGTTTTCCCAAGATCTAACAAG TACACAGGATCCCGTGATGCCTATAATAACTCATCTGGAAAGCCACAATTTTCATCTCCTTTCCCTGTTGGAAGTAAG GCAATATTTGAGGATAAAACAGCACCTCTTGGTGCTGTTCTTGGGGCGCAACCGTCAACATATTCCAAGGAAGCATATGGAGATACTGTTGGTGCAACTACTCCCTTATTTGCAAAGAAAGGTTCTGCTTCTAAGAAGAATGATGGATCCGCCCTTCAAGGACATCATGGCGAAGGCACCACTGAAAGTGGTTCATCGCTCGGGTTTGTTTCAATGGTAGACAATATGCCCCATTCCAAATCTGCGGCTTTATCTGTTCATCCCAAGTCAAGCAAAACAGCTCACAAAATACTCCAGCATCTAGAGAGAACTATTCCTTCTCCTACAGCAAAGCCACTAGAGCTAAGGTGGACTTCAGCAAAGAGAACTACTTCCTCTGTTGTCACCAACATCCAGCATAATGGGCCTGCTACTGATAATCATAGACATAGCAGCATCAACGATAGTGGTAGTGCTCAACAGGAAATTTCAGATGCAAATAAG GTTCTGGCGCCTCCAAGCAGCTCCAATGCTGTGGAATCTAGTCCAAAGATAGAGAATAGTGGGACCAAGTCAATGCCCTCTTCTTCACAACATACTTCAGAATCTGACTCGGCAACCACATCAGCTGCTCAGGTCTTGGATAAAAGCACAGGCAATGGTTTGGCCTTCACATTTCCTGTTCCAAAAACCTCAATGTCTCTTCCTGAGCCACCACCTACTCCGACTCTGTCACAGCCACCAAGTATCCCGTCAGCTGACGGTGCAGATATACCCAAGTTTACCTTTGGTTCATCAAGCGCTACCGGTAAACTTGTTTTCTCCTTTGACTTGCCGAGCAGTTCCCACAGTGCAGAAGAAGCAGCCCCAACCTTCAAATTCGGGTCTGATACGAAGCGTGAGCTGTCTTTTGATGTTGCTGGCAAAGATGCAGTTTGCTTTTGA